Proteins from one Malaya genurostris strain Urasoe2022 chromosome 2, Malgen_1.1, whole genome shotgun sequence genomic window:
- the LOC131431400 gene encoding zinc finger protein ZFP2-like, with protein sequence MINMACPFEKRELSCKICEGTNGAMESMFCDPNDDRLLNKIFKCTDVKVKPVYGIISPICEFCRSRIELFDDNFQPQCKEYVVEKVDTKSVAPDDDPFNCLEPIEIKNDKTLDYLEIKEEHSKEANVREVKLQTIFRTATIEIKTESEWPQTDFDSKFKITENINEIKEDPNEFQENEESSAQNSCDDNHDQDSGATESEMSDRPRKTKREQNPKSDTAHVAFRIPTKCEICGKVVTYMKDHMRLHSGNKKFKCPYCDRSFLQSNNLVYHVRKHTGEKPFPCDKCDKSFICKSHLLSHSRLHANDQPYVCEFCSKRFNQACNLTKHLRIHSGEKPYKCEVCNKAFMNLSNKKGHEKRHRGEKNFSCEVCSKSFYDNHHLERHISSHTNDKQFECNFCLKKFSSASSLKNHKSNHKPLMEKINCSTCAEEFTSIKQLKRHMKSHRSDSESPLFPCHVCLMTFTSTAQLEKHDNELHSGSFQNYSKQNEDLVINTVSESTQNVGSGKSKTSQRATIIDPTAVNKQLESGLTKPFRCDVCYKQFTRARSLKVHCQVHISGNKLFKCDKCSRSFTRKEQLIIHDRTHTGSRPFVCEFCSEQFIKATDLKRHQIASHNGSSIQRKKKRTPEPLAGTNVITQLIELPPEVLPDSDQVLIKFEIKNV encoded by the exons ATGATAAACATGGCTTG CCCCTTTGAGAAGCGAGAACTCAGTTGTAAAATATGCGAAGGCACAAATGGGGCAATGGAATCAATGTTTTGCGATCCGAATGATGACAGGTTgttgaataaaattttcaagtgcACTGATGTGAAg GTTAAACCAGTTTATGGAATTATTTCACCAATATGTGAATTTTGTCGCAGTCGAATCGAGCTATTTGACGATAATTTTCAACCTCAGTGTAAGGAATACGTAGTTGAAAAAGTGGATACCAAATCAGTAGCTCCTGATGATGATCCTTTTAATTGTTTGGAACCGATTGAAATTAAAAACGATAAGACTTTAGATTACTTGGAAATCAAAGAAGAGCATTCGAAAGAAGCAAACGTACGAGAAGTGAAATTGCAAACAATATTTCGAACGGCAACCATTGAAATTAAAACGGAATCAGAATGGCCCCAAACTGATTTTGATAGTAAGTTTAAAATTACGGAAAACATTAACGAAATTAAGgaggatccaaatgaattccaagaaaatgaagaaagTAGCGCACAAAATTCTTGTGATGATAACCATGATCAAGATTCAGGAGCGACTGAATCAGAAATGTCAGATCGTCCACGAAAAACGAAACGTGAGCAAAATCCCAAATCCGATACCGCACATGTGGCATTTAGAATACCTACCAAATGTGAAATCTGTGGAAAGGTGGTAACTTATATGAAAGATCATATGAGGTTACACAGTGGGAACAAGAAGTTCAAGTGTCCGTATTGTGATCGGTCGTTTTTACAGAGTAACAATTTGGTTTATCACGTCAGAAAGCACACAGGAGAAAAACCATTTCCATGTGATAAATGTGATAAAAGTTTCATTTGTAAATCTCATCTACTCTCCCATTCG CGGTTACATGCGAACGATCAGCCGTACGTTTGTGAGTTTTGCTCTAAACGCTTCAACCAGGCGTGCAATTTAACGAAACATCTGCGTATTCACAGTGGTGAAAAACCATACAAGTGTGAGGTCTGTAATAAGGCTTTTATGAATCTCTCAAACAAAAAAGGTCACGAAAAGCGGCATCGGGgcgaaaaaaatttctcttgCGAGGTTTGTTCGAAAAGTTTCTACGACAACCATCATCTGGAGCGGCACATTTCCTCTCACACAAATGATAAGCAGTTTGAATGTAATTTCTGTCTGAAGAAATTTAGCTCCGCTAGCAGTCTAAAGAATCATAAGTCGAATCACAAACCACTCATGGAAAAAATAAACTGCAGTACATGTGCAGAAGAATTTACTAGTATTAAGCAGCTGAAACGTCACATGAAAAGCCATCGTTCGGATTCTGAAAGCCCACTGTTTCCGTGTCATGTTTGTTTAATGACGTTCACAAGCACTGCACAGTTGGAAAAACATGACAATGAACTACACTCGGGtagttttcaaaattattccaagcaaAATGAAGACCTTGTTATAAATACAGTGAGCGAATCAACACAGAATGTTGGATCGGGCAAGTCGAAAACATCTCAGCGTGCAACAATAATCGACCCCACCGCGGTTAATAAACAATTAGAATCCGGCCTTACCAAGCCCTTCCGTTGTGATGTCTGTTATAAACAGTTCACTCGAGCACGCTCTCTGAAAGTTCACTGTCAGGTACACATTAGTGGCAATAAACTGTTCAAATGTGATAAATGTTCCCGGTCCTTTACTCGCAAGGAGCAGTTGATCATTCACGATCGGACGCATACCGGGTCTAGACCATTCGTTTGTGAATTTTGTTCCGAACAATTCATTAAAGCGACCGATCTCAAACGACATCAAATAGCGTCCCATAATGGTAGTTCGATTCAGCGGAAAAAGAAACGCACCCCGGAACCGTTGGCTGGAACCAACGTCATCACGCAGTTGATCGAGCTACCGCCCGAAGTGCTACCCGATTCGGATCAGGTTCTGATTAAGTTTGAAATTAAGAATGTATAG